From a region of the Thalassospira sp. TSL5-1 genome:
- a CDS encoding CHAP domain-containing protein: MRQFAIVCLSLVLAGCFSNANSATGVSVQPDFNREANNVRDTRVTQVAHISLPPSRLNNFPPTDEFLQCVPYARAVSGIEIYGDAWTWWSQAKNQYKRGNRPVVGSVLAFKKTKRLHYGHVAVVSAVLDKRHILVNQANWGSDSRTRGKVHLRQPVEDVSPKNDWTQLRLMNTIGTYGRIYPAHGFIYQPSETAEAN, from the coding sequence ATGCGTCAATTTGCGATTGTCTGTCTGAGTTTGGTTCTTGCCGGGTGTTTTTCCAACGCCAATAGTGCGACCGGTGTTTCCGTTCAGCCAGATTTCAATCGTGAAGCCAATAATGTCCGTGATACCCGCGTAACCCAGGTTGCCCATATTTCCCTGCCGCCATCCCGCCTGAACAATTTCCCGCCGACCGACGAATTTTTGCAATGCGTGCCTTATGCACGGGCCGTTTCCGGTATCGAAATTTATGGCGATGCCTGGACCTGGTGGTCTCAGGCAAAGAACCAGTATAAACGCGGCAACAGGCCCGTCGTTGGTTCGGTTCTGGCCTTTAAAAAAACCAAACGCCTGCATTATGGCCATGTTGCTGTTGTGTCCGCCGTGTTGGACAAACGCCATATTCTGGTGAATCAGGCCAATTGGGGCAGTGATTCGCGCACCCGTGGCAAGGTTCATTTGCGCCAGCCGGTCGAGGATGTGTCGCCGAAAAACGACTGGACCCAGCTGCGCCTGATGAACACGATTGGCACCTATGGCCGGATTTATCCGGCGCATGGCTTTATCTATCAGCCCAGCGAAACAGCCGAAGCCAACTGA
- a CDS encoding biotin transporter BioY — protein sequence MRNTTVKPAQAHPHPAPETLTPRSSGATGLKYGLIIVAGVAALTASAKVTLPFWPVPMTLQTLAVMAIALTVGPRLACATLFGYLAAGAAGLPVFAGTPERGIGLAYMAGPTGGYLLGYLAASWLVGTYARGRATLTRFGIMMAAMIPVYGFGLAWLAVFVPLHQVVAFGFTPFILGDTLKIALVALGSAACARLVKQTNGDHTS from the coding sequence ATGCGAAATACGACTGTCAAACCTGCACAGGCCCATCCCCATCCTGCTCCCGAAACACTTACCCCCCGTTCATCCGGCGCAACAGGCCTGAAATACGGTCTGATCATAGTCGCGGGCGTTGCCGCCCTCACAGCAAGTGCGAAGGTTACACTTCCCTTCTGGCCCGTGCCCATGACCCTGCAAACCCTTGCTGTTATGGCAATTGCGCTAACAGTTGGGCCCCGCCTTGCCTGTGCAACCCTGTTTGGTTATCTGGCGGCGGGGGCGGCGGGCCTGCCGGTTTTTGCCGGAACACCCGAACGCGGCATTGGCCTTGCCTATATGGCCGGGCCAACGGGCGGCTATCTACTGGGCTATCTGGCAGCATCCTGGCTGGTTGGCACCTATGCCCGCGGACGCGCCACCCTGACCCGTTTTGGCATCATGATGGCGGCGATGATCCCGGTTTATGGCTTTGGTCTGGCGTGGCTTGCGGTTTTTGTGCCGCTGCATCAGGTTGTCGCCTTTGGCTTTACCCCGTTTATTTTAGGCGACACCCTGAAAATCGCCCTTGTTGCCCTGGGCAGTGCCGCCTGCGCCCGTTTGGTAAAGCAGACAAATGGGGATCACACATCATGA
- a CDS encoding alpha/beta fold hydrolase: MTIDFKQIEQEQFAIHPAACEWTMRAMSVLRNRVDINIKLYGEKEHLAQGDIFMFNHFARFETFIPQYLIALETGVYCRSVASAEFFVEDNTLSKYLRALGGVPNNYGRLLPFLAEEILRGGKVVIFPEGGMVKDRRVMADESPYVGRKPDYSIYSRSAHQRRAHHTGAAVLALGLDGFKTGLSWLITHGNPDELLRWADLLGTSPDQLKIAIAKPTLMFPANITFHPLRVDQNLLARGAEMFMGGLSPKMAEELIIEGNLILKQTDMDIRLGDPVYPHERFNWLDQRLLGRMVRHAKTLDDLFRPAKDLPRLSDRVIQNTLTRHVHPLRDQCMAVMYSNITLNVSHLAARLMKMILADGETEVDIDQFDKTIYLAIKNVQQATNVHLHRGILNPAAYIGIFDHKCPQIRQFIDSAVQLGLIERRDGKYCFLPKLQAEAGFDQIRMDNPVMVYANEMAPIQAAWDALKAARKQIGKIKPAEFARLRFDDEMRAWKWNWQKFHHAQYAAINDQETATLSGAPYLHLPEPSHHSKTGILVVHGFLASPAELRNVGDRLAAQGHAVLGVRLAGHGTSPHDLQSRSWQDWLASVQRGYDILSAFCEQVVIVGFSTGSTLSAIFAASHPPRLAGLLMASTPLKFRNRNLMFVPLLYGANKLMGWVPNASEMLGFRPNQSEHPEINYRHIPINGLYHLRRAVAEMNSKLAHIDVPVLVLQADGDQVVDPASANMIARRLTGTQNKTVKMLPADRHGILNENLTGAVDLVMEFVAKADKAELPASNLLSDRADMTATPVPVTPTIPRQIDTREANDTGVTAPANPPETAISGDTAIATLSARDKSRAILARAGFGKLGAKKRTAPQQTIPAESVKNPTDRNPAPPK; the protein is encoded by the coding sequence ATGACCATTGATTTCAAACAGATCGAACAGGAACAGTTCGCCATTCATCCGGCGGCATGTGAATGGACCATGCGCGCCATGAGCGTGCTGCGCAATCGCGTTGACATCAATATCAAGCTGTATGGTGAAAAGGAGCATCTTGCCCAGGGCGACATTTTCATGTTCAACCATTTCGCCCGCTTTGAAACCTTTATCCCGCAATATCTGATTGCGCTGGAAACCGGGGTTTATTGCCGGTCGGTGGCATCGGCGGAGTTTTTTGTCGAAGACAATACACTATCGAAATATTTACGCGCCCTTGGCGGTGTTCCCAACAATTACGGGCGCCTATTGCCATTTCTGGCAGAAGAAATCCTGCGCGGTGGCAAGGTGGTGATTTTCCCCGAAGGTGGCATGGTCAAAGACCGGCGGGTTATGGCCGATGAGTCCCCCTATGTTGGCCGCAAACCCGATTACAGTATTTATTCACGCTCCGCCCATCAGCGCCGCGCCCATCATACCGGGGCAGCCGTGCTGGCTCTGGGGCTGGATGGCTTTAAAACCGGCCTGTCCTGGCTGATCACACATGGCAACCCGGACGAACTTTTGCGCTGGGCGGATCTGTTGGGCACTTCGCCCGATCAGCTGAAAATCGCAATTGCCAAACCAACCCTGATGTTTCCGGCCAATATCACCTTTCACCCGCTGCGCGTGGATCAAAACCTGCTGGCACGCGGAGCGGAAATGTTTATGGGCGGCTTAAGCCCCAAAATGGCCGAAGAACTGATTATTGAAGGCAATCTGATCCTTAAGCAGACCGACATGGATATCCGCCTTGGGGACCCGGTTTACCCGCATGAACGGTTTAACTGGCTGGACCAGCGATTGTTGGGGCGCATGGTGCGCCATGCCAAAACCCTGGATGATCTGTTTCGCCCGGCCAAAGACCTGCCACGCCTGAGCGACCGCGTCATCCAGAATACCCTGACCCGCCATGTCCACCCGCTGCGTGACCAGTGCATGGCGGTGATGTATTCCAACATCACGCTCAATGTCAGCCACCTTGCCGCCCGGTTAATGAAGATGATCCTGGCCGATGGCGAAACCGAAGTCGATATCGACCAGTTTGACAAAACCATCTATCTAGCGATCAAAAATGTTCAGCAGGCCACCAATGTTCATCTCCATCGCGGCATTTTGAACCCGGCCGCCTATATTGGCATTTTTGACCATAAATGCCCGCAAATCCGCCAGTTTATCGACAGTGCCGTGCAACTTGGCCTGATCGAACGGCGCGACGGCAAATATTGTTTCCTGCCCAAATTACAGGCCGAAGCCGGGTTTGACCAAATCCGCATGGATAACCCCGTCATGGTCTATGCCAATGAAATGGCCCCGATCCAGGCCGCATGGGATGCCCTGAAAGCCGCCCGCAAACAGATTGGCAAAATAAAACCCGCCGAATTTGCCCGCCTGCGATTTGATGATGAAATGCGGGCCTGGAAATGGAACTGGCAAAAATTCCATCACGCCCAATATGCCGCGATTAATGACCAGGAAACAGCCACGCTTTCCGGTGCGCCCTATCTGCATTTGCCCGAACCATCGCACCACAGCAAAACCGGCATTTTGGTGGTGCATGGCTTTTTGGCATCACCAGCGGAATTGCGAAATGTCGGGGACCGTCTAGCCGCCCAGGGGCACGCCGTGCTGGGTGTTCGCCTGGCGGGCCACGGCACATCCCCCCATGACCTGCAAAGCCGAAGCTGGCAGGACTGGCTGGCATCGGTTCAGCGGGGATATGACATTCTCTCAGCCTTTTGCGAGCAGGTTGTGATTGTCGGTTTTTCAACCGGCTCAACGCTTAGTGCCATTTTTGCCGCCAGTCATCCGCCCCGCCTGGCCGGGCTTTTAATGGCAAGCACACCGCTTAAGTTCCGCAATCGTAACCTGATGTTTGTTCCCTTGCTCTATGGGGCCAACAAATTAATGGGCTGGGTGCCCAATGCCAGCGAAATGCTGGGCTTTCGCCCCAACCAGTCGGAACATCCCGAAATCAATTACCGGCATATTCCCATTAACGGGCTGTATCATTTGCGCCGTGCGGTTGCCGAAATGAACAGCAAACTGGCCCATATCGATGTCCCGGTGCTGGTTTTACAGGCCGATGGCGACCAGGTGGTGGACCCGGCCAGCGCCAATATGATTGCCCGGCGATTAACCGGCACCCAAAACAAAACCGTTAAAATGCTGCCCGCCGACCGGCATGGTATTTTAAACGAAAATCTCACAGGGGCGGTTGACCTGGTGATGGAATTTGTTGCCAAAGCAGACAAGGCGGAACTGCCAGCATCAAACTTGCTTTCTGACAGGGCCGATATGACGGCAACACCTGTCCCAGTAACCCCAACAATACCGCGACAAATCGACACCCGCGAGGCCAATGACACGGGGGTCACTGCACCCGCCAACCCGCCCGAAACCGCCATATCCGGCGACACCGCCATCGCAACACTCAGCGCCCGCGACAAAAGCCGGGCGATTCTCGCCCGCGCCGGATTTGGCAAATTGGGTGCCAAAAAGCGCACAGCCCCCCAACAGACAATCCCGGCTGAATCGGTGAAAAATCCCACAGACCGTAATCCGGCCCCGCCGAAATAA
- the bioB gene encoding biotin synthase BioB: MTHLSAQNPATDQTLRHDWMTDEIEAIYRLPLLDLVGRANAVHRAHHTPDKVQKASLLSIKTGGCPEDCAYCPQSAHHREVKLGKEQLIAPDTVIEMAARAKQAGAERFCMGAAWRSVRDGAAFDAVIEMVRGVRDLGMEACVTLGMLETRHAERLAAAGLTAYNHNLDTSPEYYSQIISTRTYQDRLDTLAAVRGAGIELCCGGIIGMGESIRDRASMLQVLAGFAPHPESVPINALVPVAGTPLAHQAPVDTLELVRMIATARITMPKSTVRLSAGRTHLNREAQILCLMAGANSMFYGEKLLTTPNPEEDSDSALFEALGPIPATAA; this comes from the coding sequence ATGACCCATCTTTCGGCACAAAACCCGGCGACGGACCAAACCCTGCGCCATGACTGGATGACAGACGAGATCGAGGCGATTTATCGCCTGCCTCTGCTGGACCTGGTCGGCCGCGCCAACGCGGTTCATCGCGCACATCACACCCCCGACAAGGTGCAAAAGGCCAGTCTGCTATCGATCAAAACCGGTGGTTGCCCGGAAGATTGCGCCTATTGCCCGCAATCGGCTCATCACCGCGAGGTCAAATTGGGCAAGGAACAGCTGATCGCCCCCGATACGGTTATTGAAATGGCGGCACGCGCCAAACAGGCCGGGGCAGAACGATTTTGCATGGGGGCCGCCTGGCGCAGCGTGCGCGATGGCGCGGCCTTTGATGCGGTAATCGAAATGGTACGCGGTGTGCGCGATTTGGGGATGGAGGCCTGCGTTACGCTCGGCATGCTCGAAACCCGCCATGCCGAACGTTTGGCCGCCGCCGGATTAACCGCCTATAACCACAATCTCGATACCAGCCCGGAATATTACAGCCAGATCATTTCGACCCGCACCTATCAGGACCGGCTTGATACCCTGGCCGCCGTGCGCGGCGCAGGGATCGAGCTGTGTTGTGGTGGCATTATCGGCATGGGCGAAAGCATTCGCGACCGCGCATCAATGCTTCAGGTTCTTGCCGGGTTTGCCCCGCACCCCGAAAGTGTTCCGATTAACGCACTGGTGCCGGTGGCGGGCACACCACTGGCCCATCAGGCCCCGGTGGATACGCTTGAACTGGTCCGCATGATCGCAACAGCCCGCATCACCATGCCCAAATCCACCGTGCGCCTGTCAGCCGGGCGCACCCACCTGAACCGCGAGGCGCAAATCCTGTGCCTGATGGCCGGGGCAAATTCAATGTTTTACGGGGAAAAACTACTGACAACCCCCAACCCGGAAGAAGACAGCGACAGCGCCCTTTTTGAAGCCTTGGGGCCAATCCCCGCGACAGCGGCCTAA
- a CDS encoding proteasome-type protease produces the protein MTYCVGLMLDEGLVFLSDTRTNAGLDNISRYRKMFSWEVPGERAIVMLTAGNLAITQAVVSVLREAIENPDTAENDSILTAPTMFRVAELVGEAMQSVQHKYHDTLEQRKESSGASIILGGQRVGGAQRLFLIYAAGNFIEATEDTPYLQIGEHKYGKPILDRVITQETPIEEGVKAALLSMDSTLRSNLSVGMPLDLAVLPEGKCRFSEQRRIEAEDAGFKALSDAWSQALRDAFSDMPDEHCPPHP, from the coding sequence ATGACCTATTGCGTGGGCCTCATGCTGGATGAAGGGCTGGTTTTCCTGTCTGACACCCGCACCAATGCAGGCCTTGATAACATTTCACGCTATCGCAAAATGTTCAGCTGGGAAGTTCCCGGTGAACGCGCCATCGTGATGCTGACAGCCGGAAACCTGGCCATTACCCAGGCCGTTGTCAGCGTCCTGCGCGAAGCCATCGAAAACCCCGACACCGCTGAAAATGACAGCATTTTAACCGCACCGACCATGTTCCGGGTGGCCGAACTGGTGGGCGAGGCCATGCAATCGGTGCAGCACAAATATCATGACACCCTGGAGCAACGCAAAGAAAGCTCCGGTGCCAGCATTATTCTGGGTGGGCAGCGGGTCGGCGGTGCGCAACGCCTGTTTCTGATTTATGCGGCAGGCAATTTTATCGAAGCCACCGAAGACACACCCTATCTGCAAATTGGCGAACACAAATATGGCAAGCCGATCCTGGATCGGGTGATTACCCAGGAAACCCCGATTGAGGAAGGCGTAAAAGCCGCCCTGTTATCAATGGATTCGACGCTGCGTTCCAATCTGTCGGTTGGAATGCCGCTTGATTTGGCCGTACTGCCCGAAGGCAAATGCCGATTTTCCGAACAGCGGCGCATCGAAGCCGAAGATGCCGGTTTCAAGGCCCTGTCCGATGCCTGGTCACAAGCCCTGCGCGACGCCTTTTCCGATATGCCGGACGAACATTGTCCGCCGCATCCGTAA
- a CDS encoding RidA family protein: MEVTGAARFLFVSGTMGLDADGTAPDGLDDQLSLIWSNIRRILAEADMTAENIVRVTSYLSDVTFVQPNQDARLHALGERRVPTTAIVVQTLKPEWLVEIEIIAAA; the protein is encoded by the coding sequence ATGGAAGTCACAGGTGCTGCCCGTTTTTTGTTCGTAAGCGGTACAATGGGACTTGATGCTGATGGCACGGCCCCTGATGGTCTGGATGATCAATTGTCGCTGATATGGTCCAATATTCGCCGCATCCTTGCCGAGGCGGATATGACGGCGGAAAACATCGTGCGCGTCACAAGCTATTTATCGGACGTAACCTTTGTTCAGCCCAATCAGGATGCCCGACTTCATGCCCTGGGAGAAAGACGTGTTCCCACCACGGCGATTGTCGTTCAGACATTGAAGCCTGAATGGTTGGTCGAGATTGAAATTATCGCCGCCGCATAG
- a CDS encoding plasma-membrane proton-efflux P-type ATPase — MSHELDGQDNNHAPHSQNSSSPAPTSKPTLSSSSSPSPSSSAASSSLSSPEAEATPLENPTSLHQGLESSTAQRRLETDGPNVIAEQTRNVWWKLASYFWGPIPWMIEVAAILSAAVQHWADFAIILIMLLLNAGVGFWQEYKADNAITALKNQLALSARVLRDGKWRDIPARDLVCGDIVSLRLGNIIPADARLVDGDYLAVDQSALTGESLPVDKKMGDDVYSGSIAKMGEMTAQITATGMNTYFGKTARLVQNAGNVSHFQKAVLRIGNFLILSTLGLVALILMVALYRGDPWFETVLFALILTVAAIPVALPAVLSVTMAVGAEKLARLKAIVSRLVAIEELAGIDILCSDKTGTLTQNRLTLGDPVVLAAQDRNDLLLAAAMASRSEGGDAIDQAVMGGLGDAVIPASWQTKAFHPFDPVSKRAEATIADGASQWQVAKGAPQVILKLVNPDAALSDKVTNAVNDMASRGYRTIGVARRVMAAGDASEADQGAWQFLGLLPLFDPPREDAAQTVREAAAMGVDIKMVTGDHEAIGRQIAASLGMGSNILPADQAFGEGKPAINAAAIEQADGYARVFPEHKYAIVKELQDRGHIIGMTGDGVNDAPALKQADVGIAVSGATDAARAAADLVLTAPGLSVITTAIEEARRIFERMASYATYRIAETIRVLLFMTISILVFNFYPVTAVMIVLLALLNDFPIMMIAYDNAPISPKPVKWDMSRTLIIAGLLGVIGVCESFLLLWIAERYTALPKDQIQTLIFLKLLVAGHLTIYLTRNDGAIWKKPWPSLKLFVATEITQIIGTLAAVYGWFISPIGWKYALIVWAYALVWFLIESGFKIMAYRLLTFREARQARHLACVTQNLHSH, encoded by the coding sequence ATGTCACATGAACTGGATGGGCAGGACAACAATCACGCGCCGCACTCTCAAAATTCATCCTCCCCTGCCCCGACCTCAAAACCTACCCTGTCTTCCTCCTCCTCTCCTTCTCCTTCATCCTCTGCTGCTTCTTCATCCCTTTCTTCGCCAGAGGCTGAAGCAACCCCGCTTGAAAACCCTACCAGTCTGCACCAGGGTCTTGAGTCATCCACCGCGCAAAGGCGGCTGGAAACCGATGGCCCCAATGTCATTGCCGAACAAACACGCAATGTCTGGTGGAAGCTGGCATCCTATTTCTGGGGGCCGATCCCCTGGATGATCGAAGTTGCGGCCATTTTATCCGCCGCCGTCCAGCATTGGGCGGATTTTGCCATTATCCTGATCATGCTGCTGCTCAATGCCGGGGTTGGCTTTTGGCAGGAATACAAGGCCGATAACGCCATTACCGCCCTGAAAAACCAGTTGGCCCTGAGTGCCAGGGTCTTGCGCGATGGCAAATGGCGCGACATCCCGGCGCGTGACTTGGTGTGCGGCGATATTGTGTCGCTGCGTTTGGGCAATATCATACCCGCTGATGCCCGCCTGGTGGATGGGGATTATCTGGCCGTGGATCAGTCCGCCCTGACCGGGGAATCCCTGCCGGTGGATAAAAAAATGGGCGATGATGTCTATTCCGGTTCCATCGCCAAAATGGGTGAAATGACGGCCCAGATCACCGCAACCGGCATGAATACCTATTTTGGCAAGACAGCCCGGCTGGTGCAAAATGCCGGGAATGTTTCGCATTTCCAAAAGGCGGTGTTGCGGATTGGCAATTTCCTGATCCTGTCCACATTGGGGCTGGTCGCCCTGATTTTGATGGTGGCCCTGTATCGCGGCGACCCGTGGTTTGAAACGGTGCTGTTTGCCCTGATCCTGACGGTGGCGGCCATCCCGGTGGCGTTGCCGGCGGTTCTGTCGGTGACAATGGCCGTGGGGGCGGAAAAACTGGCCCGGTTAAAGGCCATTGTGTCGCGCCTTGTCGCGATTGAAGAACTGGCCGGGATCGATATTTTATGTTCCGATAAAACCGGCACCCTGACGCAAAACCGCCTGACATTGGGCGATCCGGTTGTTTTGGCGGCACAGGACCGCAATGACCTGCTGTTGGCGGCCGCAATGGCATCGCGCAGCGAAGGCGGTGATGCGATTGACCAGGCGGTGATGGGCGGCCTTGGTGATGCGGTCATACCGGCATCCTGGCAAACAAAGGCCTTTCATCCCTTTGACCCGGTTTCCAAACGGGCCGAAGCCACAATCGCCGATGGGGCCAGCCAGTGGCAGGTTGCCAAGGGGGCACCCCAGGTGATTTTGAAGCTGGTGAACCCGGACGCGGCTTTGTCTGATAAAGTGACAAATGCCGTGAATGACATGGCATCGCGTGGCTATCGTACCATCGGCGTTGCCCGGCGTGTGATGGCCGCAGGTGACGCATCTGAAGCGGATCAGGGGGCGTGGCAGTTTTTGGGCCTGTTGCCCCTGTTTGACCCGCCCCGTGAAGATGCCGCCCAGACGGTACGTGAAGCCGCCGCAATGGGGGTGGATATTAAAATGGTGACGGGCGACCATGAAGCGATTGGCCGCCAGATTGCCGCATCCCTGGGGATGGGCAGCAATATCCTGCCTGCCGATCAGGCCTTTGGCGAAGGCAAACCGGCGATTAATGCGGCGGCAATCGAGCAGGCGGACGGTTATGCCCGGGTGTTTCCCGAACATAAATATGCCATCGTCAAGGAATTGCAGGATCGCGGTCACATCATCGGCATGACGGGCGACGGGGTAAATGATGCCCCGGCCCTAAAACAGGCCGATGTCGGCATTGCCGTGAGCGGCGCAACCGATGCCGCCCGGGCCGCAGCCGACCTGGTGTTAACCGCGCCGGGCCTGTCGGTCATTACAACGGCCATCGAGGAAGCACGCCGTATTTTTGAACGCATGGCAAGCTATGCGACCTATCGTATAGCCGAGACGATCCGCGTTTTGCTGTTCATGACGATTTCCATTCTGGTGTTCAACTTTTATCCCGTCACCGCGGTGATGATTGTTCTGTTGGCCCTTCTCAATGACTTCCCGATCATGATGATTGCCTATGACAATGCGCCGATTTCGCCCAAACCGGTGAAATGGGACATGTCACGCACCTTGATCATTGCCGGGTTGCTGGGGGTGATCGGGGTGTGTGAATCGTTTTTGCTGCTCTGGATTGCCGAACGCTATACCGCGCTTCCCAAAGACCAGATTCAAACCCTGATTTTTCTGAAATTGCTGGTGGCCGGGCATTTGACGATTTATCTCACACGCAATGATGGCGCGATCTGGAAAAAGCCCTGGCCCAGCCTGAAACTGTTTGTCGCCACCGAAATCACCCAGATTATCGGCACCCTGGCGGCGGTATATGGCTGGTTCATTTCGCCGATTGGCTGGAAATACGCCCTGATCGTCTGGGCTTATGCTCTGGTCTGGTTTTTGATTGAAAGCGGCTTCAAGATCATGGCCTATCGGTTGCTGACATTCCGCGAAGCCCGGCAGGCACGGCACCTGGCCTGTGTGACGCAAAACCTGCATTCCCATTAA
- a CDS encoding transglutaminase family protein produces MRLTIEHRTRYRYEPAARYVTQSLKLTPSLFDGQRIVDWSIHAENCAITSEFIDGYGDTVSTLTCNGPVDEVEIVVRGLIETVDMAGVLVGHREKASPLVFLRATAITKPSAAIRKLVKSVSKSLGSDATILQTAHALAKAVRDKIDYVPGSTHAHTTAADALADGQGVCQDHAHVLLAAARLMDIPARYVSGYLFADAEGVPHEAAHAWAELYINDIGWVGFDPANRCCPTDFYVRLGSGLDARDASPIRGVHSGGADEDLDVTVIVAQAQQ; encoded by the coding sequence ATGCGCCTGACAATTGAACACAGAACCCGCTATCGCTATGAGCCTGCGGCCCGTTACGTGACCCAAAGCCTGAAACTGACCCCGTCGTTATTTGACGGTCAACGTATTGTGGACTGGTCCATCCATGCTGAAAACTGCGCCATTACCTCGGAATTTATTGATGGATATGGCGATACCGTCAGCACCCTGACCTGCAATGGCCCGGTTGATGAAGTTGAAATTGTCGTGCGCGGCCTGATCGAAACCGTGGATATGGCCGGGGTTCTGGTGGGACATCGCGAAAAGGCATCACCACTGGTGTTTTTGCGCGCAACCGCGATTACCAAACCCAGTGCAGCCATTCGCAAACTGGTCAAATCAGTCAGCAAATCACTGGGAAGCGATGCCACGATTTTGCAAACCGCCCATGCCCTTGCCAAGGCGGTGCGCGATAAAATTGATTATGTGCCCGGCTCCACCCATGCCCACACCACCGCAGCCGATGCGCTGGCGGACGGGCAGGGCGTATGCCAGGATCATGCCCATGTATTGCTGGCTGCGGCACGGCTGATGGACATTCCGGCACGGTATGTCTCGGGCTATCTTTTTGCCGATGCCGAAGGGGTACCCCATGAGGCCGCCCATGCCTGGGCCGAACTTTATATCAATGATATTGGATGGGTCGGTTTTGATCCGGCCAACCGGTGTTGCCCGACCGATTTTTATGTTCGGCTGGGGTCTGGACTTGATGCCAGAGACGCCTCACCTATACGGGGTGTACATTCTGGTGGCGCCGACGAGGATTTGGATGTAACCGTAATCGTCGCGCAAGCCCAACAATAA
- a CDS encoding YciI family protein codes for MFIVNLTYLVDLSEIDAVLTDHVEWLKQCYGVGAFVASGPKKPRDGGVILARCTREKLEGYLKCDPFWEKGLARYEIIEFEPGMMASGFEKVLMK; via the coding sequence ATGTTCATTGTGAACCTGACCTATCTTGTCGATCTCAGCGAAATCGACGCGGTGCTGACGGACCATGTTGAATGGCTCAAGCAGTGTTACGGGGTTGGCGCTTTTGTGGCGTCAGGCCCCAAAAAACCGCGGGATGGCGGGGTTATTTTGGCGCGTTGTACGCGCGAAAAGCTTGAAGGATATTTGAAATGCGATCCGTTTTGGGAAAAGGGGCTGGCCCGCTACGAAATCATCGAGTTCGAGCCCGGCATGATGGCCAGCGGCTTTGAAAAGGTTTTGATGAAATAA
- a CDS encoding GntR family transcriptional regulator has protein sequence MDHDKDNTITGKITRQLADRIIAGHIAPGTKLRQDHLAEEFGASHVPVREAFRRLEAQGLVVSEPRRGVRVASFDIAEVREVAEMRASLEVLALRHAAPHLTSAILDEAEAINRAGENAADVRAWEETNRAFHRLILSPCGMPRLLATIDDLHAASARFLFSGFRLEWEAPTDQDHRAILKALRERQFDVAAATLARHVKWIGSKPGIKPRLQNRA, from the coding sequence ATGGATCACGACAAAGACAATACGATTACCGGCAAAATCACCCGCCAACTGGCAGACCGGATTATAGCCGGGCACATCGCACCGGGCACCAAACTAAGACAGGACCACCTGGCCGAGGAATTTGGTGCCAGCCATGTTCCCGTGCGCGAGGCCTTTCGTCGTCTGGAAGCACAGGGGCTAGTGGTGAGCGAACCGCGCCGGGGCGTTCGGGTTGCCAGCTTCGATATTGCCGAAGTACGCGAAGTCGCCGAAATGCGTGCCTCCCTTGAGGTTTTGGCCCTGCGCCATGCCGCCCCGCATCTGACCAGTGCCATTTTGGACGAGGCCGAAGCCATTAATCGTGCCGGGGAAAATGCTGCCGATGTCCGAGCCTGGGAGGAAACCAATCGTGCCTTTCACCGCCTGATCCTGAGCCCGTGTGGCATGCCGCGCCTGCTGGCAACAATTGATGATTTGCATGCCGCCAGTGCCCGTTTCCTGTTTTCGGGCTTTCGCCTGGAATGGGAAGCGCCGACCGACCAGGATCACCGCGCCATCCTGAAGGCCCTGCGCGAACGGCAGTTTGATGTCGCCGCCGCCACCCTGGCCCGCCATGTTAAATGGATCGGCAGCAAACCGGGCATCAAACCCCGCCTGCAAAATCGCGCCTGA
- a CDS encoding rubrerythrin family protein: protein MALKGTRTEQNLRSAFAVEAAGNRRYLYFAQQADIEGQTQLAELFRSAAEAETGHAFGHLEFLEQCGDPQTGLPFGDSRCNLRAALQAEREEGVNSYPEMARIAREEGLEDIAAWFETLARVEKQHADRFERALRDLGENVD, encoded by the coding sequence GTGGCGCTAAAGGGTACACGTACCGAGCAAAACCTGCGTTCCGCCTTTGCCGTCGAAGCGGCAGGAAACCGGCGTTATCTTTATTTTGCCCAGCAGGCGGATATTGAAGGTCAGACCCAACTTGCCGAACTGTTTCGCAGTGCCGCCGAGGCTGAAACCGGCCATGCGTTCGGGCATCTGGAATTTTTGGAACAGTGCGGGGATCCGCAAACGGGCCTGCCATTTGGCGACAGTCGCTGCAATTTGCGCGCGGCCTTGCAGGCCGAACGCGAAGAAGGTGTTAATTCCTATCCGGAAATGGCCCGAATTGCCCGTGAAGAAGGGCTGGAGGATATTGCCGCCTGGTTTGAAACCCTTGCCCGGGTGGAAAAACAGCATGCGGACCGATTTGAACGCGCCCTGCGTGATCTGGGCGAGAATGTTGACTAA